A window from Leuconostoc mesenteroides subsp. mesenteroides encodes these proteins:
- the rpsC gene encoding 30S ribosomal protein S3, giving the protein MGQKINPTGFRVGVIRDWDAKWFADKADYANQLHEDLRIRKYIEKNLADASVDRIEIERTTKSRVDVSIQTAKPGMVIGKGGSEVEKLRTQLAKLTDTDEKGRSKRVFINIVEIKKPDLSAHLVGQQIAGDLERRVAFRRAMRGAIQRATRSGAKGIKVMVSGRLNGADIARIEQYTEGTVPLHTLRADIDYSWDEAMTAYGNLGIKTWIYRGDVLPQKKNSK; this is encoded by the coding sequence ATGGGTCAAAAGATTAACCCTACTGGATTCCGTGTCGGCGTTATTCGCGACTGGGATGCAAAGTGGTTTGCTGACAAGGCTGACTATGCTAACCAACTTCACGAAGACTTACGTATCCGTAAGTATATCGAGAAAAACTTAGCAGATGCCTCAGTTGATCGCATTGAAATTGAACGTACAACCAAGTCACGTGTTGACGTTTCTATCCAAACTGCCAAGCCAGGAATGGTTATTGGTAAGGGTGGTTCAGAAGTTGAAAAGCTTCGTACACAATTGGCAAAGTTGACAGATACTGATGAAAAAGGTCGCTCAAAGCGTGTCTTTATTAACATCGTAGAAATCAAAAAGCCAGATTTGAGTGCGCACTTAGTTGGACAACAAATCGCTGGTGATTTGGAACGCCGTGTGGCTTTCCGTCGCGCTATGCGTGGTGCTATCCAACGTGCCACTCGCTCAGGTGCCAAGGGTATCAAGGTTATGGTCTCAGGTCGTTTGAATGGTGCTGATATTGCACGTATTGAACAATATACTGAAGGTACAGTACCTTTGCATACTTTACGTGCCGATATCGATTACTCATGGGATGAAGCAATGACTGCTTATGGAAACTTGGGTATCAAGACTTGGATTTACCGTGGTGATGTATTACCACAAAAAAAGAACAGTAAGTAA
- the rplE gene encoding 50S ribosomal protein L5, with amino-acid sequence MANALKEKYVNEVQPALIEKFNFKSSMQAPKIEKIVLNMGVGDAVSNSKNLDEAVEELKLIAGQQPVITKAKKSIAGFRLREGMSIGTKVTLRGERMYDFLDKLINISLPRVRDFRGVSSKAFDGRGNYTLGIREQLIFPEIDFDKVNRVRGLDIVIVTTAQNDEEGRELLTQMGMPFAK; translated from the coding sequence ATGGCTAATGCTTTAAAAGAAAAATATGTTAATGAAGTTCAACCTGCTTTGATCGAAAAGTTTAACTTTAAGTCATCAATGCAAGCCCCAAAGATTGAGAAAATCGTCTTGAATATGGGTGTTGGTGATGCAGTTTCAAACTCAAAGAACTTGGATGAAGCGGTTGAAGAATTGAAGTTGATTGCTGGTCAACAACCAGTTATCACAAAGGCAAAGAAGTCAATCGCTGGGTTCCGCTTGCGTGAAGGTATGTCAATCGGAACAAAGGTTACACTACGTGGAGAGCGTATGTATGACTTTTTAGACAAGTTGATCAACATTTCATTACCTCGTGTTCGTGATTTCCGTGGTGTATCATCAAAGGCTTTTGATGGCCGTGGTAACTATACACTCGGCATTCGTGAACAATTAATTTTCCCTGAAATTGACTTTGACAAAGTTAACCGCGTACGTGGTTTAGACATTGTTATTGTTACAACAGCGCAAAACGATGAAGAAGGTCGTGAGTTGTTGACACAAATGGGAATGCCATTTGCTAAGTAA
- the rpmC gene encoding 50S ribosomal protein L29 yields MAKASELKELSLADLQKREAEFKEELFNLRFQLATGQLENTARIAQVRKDIARVKTVIRAQELANANK; encoded by the coding sequence ATGGCTAAAGCAAGTGAATTGAAAGAATTGTCACTTGCGGATTTGCAAAAGCGCGAAGCCGAATTCAAGGAAGAATTATTCAACCTACGTTTTCAATTGGCTACTGGTCAACTAGAAAACACGGCGCGTATCGCACAAGTTCGTAAGGACATTGCACGAGTTAAGACAGTTATTCGTGCACAAGAATTGGCAAACGCCAACAAATAA
- the rpsH gene encoding 30S ribosomal protein S8: protein MSMTDPIADFLTRVRNANLARHEVVEAPASKIKKSIAEILKAEGFIRDFEYIDDNKQGVIRVFLKYGEDRNRVITGIQRISKPGLRKYAKAEELPKVLNGLGIAIISTSAGVITDKEARSKQIGGEVIAYVW from the coding sequence ATGTCTATGACTGATCCAATTGCTGATTTTTTGACTCGCGTTCGTAATGCCAATTTGGCACGTCACGAAGTAGTTGAAGCTCCAGCATCAAAAATTAAGAAGAGCATCGCTGAAATCTTGAAAGCAGAAGGTTTTATCCGTGACTTTGAATACATCGACGACAACAAACAAGGTGTTATCCGTGTATTTCTCAAGTATGGAGAAGATCGTAATCGTGTGATTACAGGAATTCAACGTATCTCTAAGCCTGGCTTACGTAAGTATGCTAAGGCTGAAGAGTTACCAAAAGTTTTGAACGGTTTGGGAATTGCTATTATCTCAACTTCTGCAGGTGTTATTACTGACAAAGAAGCACGTTCTAAGCAAATCGGTGGCGAAGTTATCGCTTACGTTTGGTAA
- the rpsQ gene encoding 30S ribosomal protein S17: MSEERNTRKVYQGRVVSDKMDKTITVAVDTYLTHDVYGKRVKYTKKFKAHDENNAAKQGDIVQIMETRPLSATKHFRLVKIVEEAVIL, from the coding sequence ATGAGTGAAGAACGTAATACTCGTAAGGTTTACCAAGGACGAGTTGTTTCAGATAAGATGGACAAAACAATTACTGTTGCTGTTGATACTTATTTGACACATGATGTCTACGGTAAGCGTGTCAAGTACACAAAGAAGTTTAAGGCACACGATGAAAACAATGCTGCCAAGCAAGGCGACATTGTTCAAATCATGGAAACACGTCCTTTGTCTGCAACTAAGCACTTCCGTTTGGTTAAGATCGTTGAAGAGGCTGTTATTCTTTAA
- the rplX gene encoding 50S ribosomal protein L24 has product MFVKTGDKVRVIAGKDKGKEGTITKTVAGKDRVVVEGVNIVKKHQKPSNEYPQGGVIDIEAPIHVSNVQLLDPSTNEPTRVGFKVEDGKKVRVSKKSGNVLG; this is encoded by the coding sequence ATGTTTGTAAAAACAGGTGATAAGGTTCGCGTCATTGCCGGCAAAGATAAGGGAAAAGAAGGCACAATCACTAAGACTGTTGCTGGAAAAGATCGCGTCGTTGTCGAAGGCGTGAACATCGTTAAGAAGCATCAAAAGCCTTCTAACGAATATCCACAAGGTGGTGTTATCGATATCGAAGCACCTATCCATGTTTCTAACGTGCAATTGCTTGACCCTTCAACTAATGAACCAACACGTGTTGGATTCAAGGTCGAAGATGGCAAGAAAGTTCGCGTATCTAAAAAGTCTGGTAACGTACTAGGCTAA
- the rplN gene encoding 50S ribosomal protein L14: MIQQESRLKVADNSGAREILTIKVLGGSGRKFAGVGDMIVATVKQAIPGGNVKKGDVIKAVIVRTVSDVRRADGSYINFDENAAVIVKDDKSPVGTRIFGPVARELRDNDYMRIVSLAPEVL, from the coding sequence ATGATTCAACAAGAGAGTCGTTTAAAAGTGGCTGACAACTCTGGCGCACGTGAAATCTTGACGATTAAAGTGCTCGGTGGTTCAGGCCGTAAGTTTGCTGGTGTAGGTGACATGATTGTTGCTACAGTTAAGCAAGCAATCCCTGGTGGTAACGTAAAGAAGGGTGACGTCATTAAGGCTGTTATCGTTCGTACTGTTTCTGACGTTCGTCGTGCAGATGGCTCATACATCAATTTTGATGAAAACGCCGCTGTTATCGTGAAGGACGACAAGTCACCAGTAGGTACACGTATTTTTGGTCCTGTTGCACGTGAATTGCGTGACAACGACTATATGCGTATCGTTTCATTGGCACCAGAAGTGCTCTAA
- the rplP gene encoding 50S ribosomal protein L16, with protein sequence MLVPKRVKFRRVHRGHMRGEAKGGKTVTFGDFGLQATTSSWITNRQIEAARIAMTRYMKRGGKVWIKIFPHKSYTSKGVGVRMGNGKGAPEGWVEPVKRGKVMFEVAGVPEATAREALRLAQHKLPVRTKIIAREAE encoded by the coding sequence ATGTTAGTACCAAAGCGTGTTAAGTTCCGTCGTGTACACCGTGGTCACATGCGTGGCGAAGCAAAAGGTGGCAAGACGGTAACATTCGGTGATTTTGGCTTGCAAGCAACAACTTCAAGTTGGATTACTAACCGTCAAATTGAAGCTGCTCGTATTGCAATGACACGTTATATGAAGCGTGGTGGTAAGGTTTGGATTAAAATCTTCCCTCATAAGTCATATACATCTAAAGGTGTCGGTGTTCGAATGGGTAACGGTAAGGGTGCACCCGAAGGTTGGGTTGAACCAGTTAAGCGTGGCAAGGTAATGTTTGAAGTTGCAGGTGTTCCTGAAGCAACTGCTCGTGAAGCATTACGTTTGGCACAACACAAGTTGCCTGTACGTACAAAGATTATTGCTCGGGAGGCTGAATAA